The Lolium rigidum isolate FL_2022 chromosome 1, APGP_CSIRO_Lrig_0.1, whole genome shotgun sequence region CATCAACATTCTGCGCCTGACAACATAATCTACATGAAAAAAACTGTCAAATATGTTCAGTCCTATAACTGGATTTTTTAAAGTCATGCAACTGAACTATAGAGGATTTTTTGCGGGATAAGTGAAACATTTATTTGGAAATGCAACTGAACATAGATTACCAAAAGTAAATTAATCTGTAGCCTGTTTCAAATTCTTATGTACACTCAATAACCTGAATACACAATCAAACTCTACATAGAGGAAATTCTGTTTAGTAGGGGAAAAATAGCACATAAGCTGCTGAACATTCACCAAGATATACATGATAAAAGAGGAGAAAAATAAGACGAGTAAACCACATGGTACCTATGCGTTGCTGACACCAGGAAACATGTCTCAAATAGATTAAAACAAGGAAACGACCGTCAATGCATGAAAAAGGAACGATTCAAAATACAATACAGATGTGGACATAACAGTACATTCTCTAATCTCTAATGTTGTAAAATGGCAACCCGGATGCACCCACAAGCCAGACAACCGCCGGTGGTAGTTGCCTTCCCCACCCTATTTTTCAATTTTTcaggatgtgcgccttggcgcacgaccccgctgAATTCTCACCTATGTACAGTTTGCATAACAACGATAAAAACGAAACAGCGAAATCACAAACATTTACATATAATCAGGAAAATGTAAAAAATTATTGCAATATCTAACACTGTTTTTTCAGGACTAACAAAAGCAAGGAATAGCAAAAGTACTCTCTAGATAATCTTGTCGTAGCATGTCCCAAGGCTGATTTTTAACTGAACTCGGTCTTTTGAAACAATGACACATTGTGGATTTGATTAATAGAAATGTTCACGGGTAACAACAAACTTTAGATACATATACATAGTACTCTAGAAGGTATGTATTCAGCCAGAACCACACACAGACCTTGTTCACTTCACAGGGCAACTAATGCAAAATAGAGAAACAAAGTTGCTACAAAGCGAACTGCTACATCTGGGACACTACTGAACATAGATTACCAAAGTAAACTAATCTGTAGCCTATTTCAATTTCTTGCGAGCACTCAATATCAACACACAATCAAACTCATTATATACTTCCTGCGTAGAGGAAGTTCTGTTTACCAGaggaaaaattagcacataacctGCTGAACATTCTGCAAGATATATATGACAAAAGAGGATAAAAATAGATTCTTAGTCTCAACTCCAAGTTCTCTGATAGTTTGGAGAAATACAAACGGAAGATGCAATAAAAGGAATCTGACAAAACGTAATGAAAAAAATCAAACTGGCCCAAGAAGTAACTCAGCAAGAGCATGCCCAGCTTTAATTCATATAGATGGTCTTCGTTTAAAAAAAAAACCTTAACTCAGCAAGAAGATACCTCCGAGCACAATTAGTTATGAAGAATCTTCGTAAGAAAACAAAGGACCTTGCTATTTATCCTACAATGGGCTCGGAAGGCTGTATAATGATCAAAACTGAAATACCTCAACATAAGCTAATATTTTTCACTAAATGTAATTATATCACATGTATAGACCAAAAATATAATGAGCTACAAAAACACATGTATTGATCAAGTCCCAAAACTGAGAATAGACATTCTAACATGCGAAATAAGAAATGAACAGTAGAAAATACCTATAGATTCTGCAGTAAGTGCCCTCTCACTCCTTTGAACAAATAAGTTAACTGAAGATATGGTACCTTAAGTAAATTAAGTTGGAAATGAGCAGAATAAATAACTACCTAATCTAAaacattttatttaaatagattcATTTATAATATCACTCTGCTTATTGCAATGAACTCACAAAATATATATAATATGTCGATGCAATCTTGCTCATCTTTACATGTAACTACAGTTACAATTTGTCCGTTGTCCTCCATTATTTTCTTACCCGCTTATAAACTTGACGGCAAAGGCTCCAACCAGATCCTCACAAAACCAAATTTCCATTTCCATTGTTCAATGTCACAATATATAAAACCTGAAACATTCGACAACCTTTTTAGGAAATTATCTGGATTTAAATCCACCCTTTTTAGGAAATTATATGGATTTAAGCTGGCAGGCTTAAGCATGAGTGGTCCCTCTGCTTGACCCTTGGAGATTCATCCAAGTTCTACGCGTGCGTGTCATTTTTATGATTATCAAATGAGGAAAGTCAAGGAAGATGCAAAGTTGAATGGAAAAATATAGAAGGCTCTTGCTAATAAAATTCATCGATGCACCAAGGCCTTTATGCCGCGAGCGCTGAAAACAGAGAAGCTCTCATAGTAACAAAATTCACCCATGCGTCATGCCTATGATTTCGCATCTCGAGACTAATAATGAGGATCCTGAGCAAGTATGATGTCAGCGGCAACAACCTGTAGATGCCGGCCACCTCCATATCTTGCATCCCATCTTGCATCCTGGTGAGCTCAACATTCTTCTACGTAACCATATCACTCACAGAGAAGACGAAGTTATTGTCGGTGATAACTGCAAATGAAAAAACAAATATTAAACACGATTGTTTACAACTACATGATCGGATGGTAGAAAGCGCCAAATTGGTGTGGTGGCTCCTAGTTATTAAATATGAAATGTCTGGATACACATATAATTACTGAACTATGCTGTCTTAAACAAAGCATGGCATCTACTTTTCAGAAAATAATTGTGCCTATTATTCAGAAATTCCATCATACAATTTATACCTAAGTAACATGACGTAGGTGATGGTGAGCCTTCTCGCTGGAACATGAACTTTTCATGCTGGCAGAGATCCTCCGAGAGAGATCTGTCATACCTGAGGGGCTCATTCATGTCCGAGAAGAAATCGAGCAACTATGGCCAAAAAATCTAAAGGTAACCAGACAATAACTACTTTGTCCAAGGTGCTATGGCGTGCAAAATGTTGGCATGAACACAAAAAAAGCACAGAACCAACCTTTATACAAGGTATGAACAAAGGGTGGGCTAATGCTATGCAACGGATAGTTTAATACAGTATTATTTTAATTCAGAGCTCAATAAAACAGATGACAATGCAACCAAAAGCGTTCTCGGTAGTAACAAATCTGGGAGAGAGAGAAACCATACTATTCATATGTCCTTGAAGTATTAAAATCATGCGGTATTATGAAAAGAAAATTCAAGAATCTGAGCCTCAAAGGCTACAAGCTGCCAAGAAACATAAGAAGAAACCTCGGCGACAGTAGCAGGTTGTGGGCATTGTGTTTGACGAGGATGATGCCACACACAAAGTCGACGAGCCTGCAGTCCTTCTGGTGGGCAATGTACGCCGCCATGAGTGTGTGGATGGTGAAGAGGGATATGAGGAGGCCGGACCTCCGAGCCGCCTCATCTCCTAGTGCTGGAGGCGGCATAGCGGGCTTGCGCAGGACATCTACCAGACGGTGGCTGAAGCTCGAGATCAGCGAGCGAGGGCATGTCATCACCTGATCCATTGATTGAACAAGCAAATCATACACCTTTTTTTCACCAAGTTGATTCTCACAAAAAGACCCTAATGCAACTGGATCTCTTCTATCTAAACCCAAATGCAGCAAACCACCAAATGCAGCCCAAGAATAATCGCCGGTGTGAACCGAATTAGCATCACCTCCAACAATAAAAAGCCAATAAACGGAACAAATTCGGTGGTACCTTTGGTCTGTAGCAAAGGGGAATAGGGAGGAGCTCCATCTCTGCCACCTCCTGGTCGTCCTCCTCCTATGCCCTGCTGTGTGCGATGGGCAAGCTAGAAGACGAGCAGGACAGCAGCCGGTCTGGAGGCAGACGTGGACGAGCGCGGGACAGTTGGGGACGACGACGGAGAGGACGTTGCGGAGCATGGCGGAGTTGGCCCGCCGGTTCTCGTCCTCCGTGGGGTGGCTGGACCAGGCGGCGTAGAAGACGTGGGTGATGTCCTTGAGGGGCTCGAGggcgtcggcgacggcggcggagtcgGCGAGGTCGAGGTGCAGATTCGTGACGGCGGGGGAGGATGGCGGGGACCAGGGCGGGAGCGGGCGGCGGGAGAGCGCGTAGACCTTCCAGGGGCCGCCGGGGGTGTCCTGCAGCGGGAGGATGTCGAGGAGGGAGGTGCCGACGATGCCGGTGGATCCGACGACGAGCGCGACGCTTTGTAAGGTGGGCTCGGCCGCTGCGGCGTTCTCGTCCTGGCGCTTCTTGACGGCGCCGATGGCGCGCGCCCACCACCAGCTCATGGCGCTTGGATGGATcgggcggccggaggaggagagaCGGCACGGGATTGGGGAGAGGATGAGGCTTTTGGTTGGCCAGCCGATTGGGCTGGGGGAGTGGTTGATCGATCTAGGGTTTCACCGTGCCCCACGCGCGTAGGAAAAGAGTGCGACCCAAACAAGCTATCGTTGCTGCCTCTGTCTGTCGGTCCCGCATAGGTCTGGTCCCACGCGTCATGGACTGTCTAAGAAAACCAACAGGTGAGGAAATCTTTTACGCATCGAACGGCTGTGGTGAAAAGTGGGACCGAGCAGAGTAAAACGCACGGACCAGATTGGTTTGCCCCTCTGAGGTGTCTTGGATGGCCGGGTACTCTtggaacatttataggagaaatggaATAAGCTGGTGATAGTGTCAGATTGTTGCACCTTCCTATAATAGTTTCAATCAGTTAGATATTCAGTAGCTATTTCTGCTAAAAAAATTCCGAAATGGAAGCAtcgtcccagcctctgcatccaaaggatgcacacaacttttctttattaaattattcgcaaagcCTTACAAGAGAGATACAAAGATCAAGTCGAAGTCATCTTtccagcgacaactcgctatgtCTACAAGAGCGATGAAGGGGTTGACCATGAACATGGCCATTaccctgacaatacaccaacgcacatcatctAAAACTGAATGCCTTTCCAAGCAGCAATGTAAGCAGCAATGTAACGTCAATTGTCAGTATGCTCACTTGCATTGATTAAGAAATGATAAATGAAATACTTcagcaaattaaataaaaatatcTGATTGACATTTAGAATGTATTCTATGTCGAACAACTACATATGAAACCAAACCTCATTAGCTATTGCTATACAGAAGAGACTGTTCTATGAATTCATCAACACCATAAAGATGAAGGACTGATCAGCCTACAGACATAGCGTGGCTACCAGAACAAACTTCAAAGACTCTTgtacttgtgtgtgtgtgtgtgtgtgtgtggataaACTGGGCCATCTAACCTGGCTTGTTCAAAATAGGACCTGAAGTTGAAGGAATAGAGAACCGACATTAAACGACCGAGTAGAAAGTATACACATAAAACATTCAAGGACACGCATGATTTTACAGAAATTGTAGATTCCATTCGGCATCTCTAGAGATTCCAGCTAGGAGAACAACAACTAAAAAGAAATATGCTGCTTGGAGATTCCTGTCAGCATCTCATTGCGTAACTGCATATGCAGTTGTCCTTCAGGAAATAATTAGTTCCAACTTGCATTTGAAGTGCAAGCATGTCTATAATAATCTCATATGGTCCAGTTGAAATTTGCATCATCGATGGTAGTTTTTTAAAACAATTTACTGCAATGAACTCAATATGTTCAACTATTTAGGTAACCTTGATCAAGAAATAACCATTTTGTTTTTTCAAAGCTAACTTGTTTCTCAGTTGTAGCTTAAATCAACTCAATACAGATCGCCAGATAGAGATAGGACAGTAATCCTTCTGGGTACAATTACTTGTCATGATTCTCATAGATTTTGTGCCTTGAATGtgttttccattcagcaatcCCAATAATCCAAGAAAACATGGATGCAATTTACATTCTCTTT contains the following coding sequences:
- the LOC124676594 gene encoding uncharacterized protein LOC124676594 isoform X2, coding for MELLPIPLCYRPKVMTCPRSLISSFSHRLVDVLRKPAMPPPALGDEAARRSGLLISLFTIHTLMAAYIAHQKDCRLVDFVCGIILVKHNAHNLLLSPSYHRQ
- the LOC124676594 gene encoding uncharacterized protein LOC124676594 isoform X1, with the translated sequence MELLPIPLCYRPKVMTCPRSLISSFSHRLVDVLRKPAMPPPALGDEAARRSGLLISLFTIHTLMAAYIAHQKDCRLVDFVCGIILVKHNAHNLLLSPRFLLMFLGSL